In Natronococcus occultus SP4, the following proteins share a genomic window:
- a CDS encoding YncE family protein, with the protein MQTTPTRRRFIAGGTAAGIVAVAGCADEASEDEPTDEESETDDADGTDAPEEESYEVWALDQGTDTIHIYEPEEGEGEFDRTECLDLHDVGVDIEDDADIVPHMIDFSSDYEYAAVACTAGRRVLVFRTEDYELVGDVETGPGSHMAIFAPDDDYIHVDVIDEEAVARVEADLEAESFEEVDRLELPEDETVQEAGIESASPICHQFDGQGRSIHTLGPSYHDAGVVIVDHDDFEVERAYSGDELPANCGTMPHFEDGKFYLTAGLPSDPEEGEDGVGEYYVYDVEEDEIVVDGESTRGVDAHGFWFTPDGEELWVLNRETNDGVVVDPETDEVVDEIEAFGPDQADDPEERDAPDIMWTSPDGEYMFVTLRGPAPLSGDPHAATGVTPGFSVLDVESREIVEVVEPDPIDDYADEEIEAAQEGAEDAPDIPDFHGLGVRPIGDAEGEIPNSPPF; encoded by the coding sequence ATGCAGACGACGCCTACTCGACGACGATTCATCGCCGGCGGTACGGCGGCAGGTATCGTCGCCGTCGCCGGCTGTGCCGACGAGGCCAGCGAGGACGAACCGACCGACGAAGAGAGCGAAACCGACGACGCCGACGGGACGGACGCCCCCGAGGAGGAGAGCTACGAGGTCTGGGCGCTCGATCAGGGGACCGACACGATCCACATCTACGAGCCCGAGGAGGGTGAGGGTGAGTTCGACCGCACCGAGTGTCTCGATCTCCACGACGTCGGCGTCGACATCGAGGACGACGCCGACATCGTTCCGCATATGATCGATTTCAGCTCGGACTACGAGTACGCCGCCGTCGCCTGTACGGCCGGTCGTCGCGTCCTCGTGTTCCGAACCGAGGACTACGAGCTCGTCGGCGACGTCGAGACCGGTCCCGGCTCGCACATGGCGATCTTCGCGCCAGACGACGACTACATCCACGTCGACGTCATCGACGAGGAGGCGGTCGCCCGCGTCGAGGCCGACCTTGAGGCCGAGTCCTTCGAGGAGGTCGACCGCCTCGAGCTGCCGGAGGACGAGACCGTCCAGGAGGCCGGCATCGAGTCCGCGAGCCCGATCTGCCACCAGTTCGACGGGCAGGGTCGCTCGATCCACACGCTCGGTCCGAGCTACCACGACGCCGGCGTCGTCATCGTCGACCACGACGACTTCGAGGTCGAACGGGCCTACTCCGGCGATGAGCTGCCGGCCAACTGTGGCACCATGCCCCACTTCGAGGACGGGAAGTTCTACCTCACCGCGGGGCTGCCCTCGGATCCCGAGGAAGGCGAGGACGGCGTCGGTGAGTACTACGTCTACGACGTCGAGGAGGACGAGATCGTCGTCGACGGCGAGAGCACAAGAGGCGTCGACGCTCACGGGTTCTGGTTTACCCCCGACGGCGAGGAGCTGTGGGTGCTGAACCGCGAGACCAACGACGGCGTCGTCGTCGACCCCGAGACCGACGAGGTCGTCGACGAGATCGAGGCCTTCGGCCCCGACCAGGCCGACGACCCCGAGGAGCGAGACGCCCCGGACATCATGTGGACCTCGCCCGACGGCGAGTACATGTTCGTCACCCTGCGGGGTCCTGCGCCGCTGTCGGGCGACCCACACGCCGCGACCGGCGTTACTCCCGGGTTCTCGGTACTCGACGTCGAGAGCCGCGAAATCGTCGAGGTTGTCGAGCCGGATCCGATCGACGACTACGCCGACGAGGAGATCGAGGCCGCACAGGAGGGAGCGGAGGACGCACCCGACATTCCGGACTTCCACGGGCTCGGCGTTCGTCCGATCGGCGACGCCGAGGGCGAGATTCCGAACTCACCGCCGTTCTGA
- a CDS encoding adenylyltransferase/cytidyltransferase family protein → MSRGRTVIAQGTFDILHPGHVHYLEEAAAMGDRLYVIVARKANVDHKEAPICPASQRRDVVDALEPVDEALLGHEEDIFVPIEEIDPDVIALGHDQHHDADAIREALSARGLDCEVRRASAREPTSEDELLSTRLIIQRVLERRG, encoded by the coding sequence ATGAGCCGCGGCCGCACCGTCATCGCGCAGGGAACCTTCGACATCCTTCATCCGGGACACGTCCACTACCTCGAGGAGGCCGCCGCGATGGGCGATCGCCTCTATGTGATCGTCGCCCGAAAGGCAAACGTCGACCACAAGGAGGCGCCGATCTGTCCCGCGAGCCAGCGACGGGACGTCGTCGACGCGCTCGAGCCGGTCGACGAGGCCCTGCTGGGCCACGAGGAGGACATCTTCGTGCCGATCGAGGAGATCGATCCCGACGTGATCGCGCTGGGCCACGACCAGCACCACGACGCCGACGCGATCCGGGAGGCGCTGTCGGCACGAGGACTCGACTGCGAGGTCCGGCGGGCGAGCGCGCGCGAACCCACAAGCGAGGACGAACTCCTCTCGACGCGGCTGATCATCCAGCGCGTCCTCGAGCGCCGAGGGTAG
- a CDS encoding Mov34/MPN/PAD-1 family protein, giving the protein MGLFDALFRSSEILGIAEETLEFAIESSEAAHPDEYMGFLRGTEARELGLDRRGLVITDVLVVPGTEANSVSATVRTSQIPNDVKALGSVHSHPNGVISPSSADLETFGRGSVHVIIGAPYRRHDWKAFDSQGEPTTLNVIDVELPESDDFFDFTQADIDEDLQ; this is encoded by the coding sequence ATGGGGCTGTTCGACGCGCTGTTTCGCTCGAGCGAGATCCTCGGGATCGCCGAGGAAACCCTCGAGTTCGCCATCGAGTCCTCCGAGGCGGCCCACCCCGACGAGTATATGGGATTTCTCCGGGGCACCGAGGCCCGTGAGCTCGGCCTCGACCGACGAGGACTCGTTATTACCGACGTGCTCGTCGTGCCGGGAACCGAGGCCAACAGCGTCAGCGCGACGGTTCGGACGAGCCAGATACCCAACGACGTGAAGGCGCTCGGGAGCGTTCACTCCCATCCTAACGGCGTGATCAGCCCGAGCAGCGCCGATCTGGAGACGTTCGGCCGCGGGAGCGTTCACGTCATCATCGGCGCACCGTACCGACGCCACGACTGGAAGGCGTTCGACTCCCAGGGAGAGCCGACGACGCTGAACGTGATCGACGTCGAGCTTCCAGAGAGCGACGATTTCTTCGATTTTACCCAGGCCGACATCGACGAGGACCTACAATGA
- a CDS encoding DHH family phosphoesterase: MTAEPAGDAGDGDGDSVVYDLDSDCTADDLERNQSYLAEINGIVDYGVFVDLSDSVSGLVHESVLEGTYAVGDELVVELETVRENGDMAFEPVDIDDYVLESVSRDYSLTGTDRLEANVGDQIHVEGEVVQVKQTAGPTIFHVADEQGIVPCAAFEEAGVRAYPSTEVGDIVRVTGMPEHRDGDVQIEVDGLSKLEGEDADEARQRLEAALESRAEPRDVEPLIDWPAFEKLRPNLKEVARLLRRTVLEGRPIRVRHHADGDGMCAAVPVQIALERFIAEVHEDEDAPRHLIKRLPAKAPFYEMEDATRDLNFALEDRDRHGQQLPLLLMLDNGSTAEDVPAYETLAHYDIPIVALDHHHPDPDAVGELLDAHVNPYLHDEDYRITTGMLCVELARMIYPGMTEELRHVPAVAGLADRSKADAMDDYLELAAEEGYDEQRLKDVSEALDYAAFWLRYNSGDQLIQDLLQIDTNDEGRHRELVSFFADRAREEVDEQLEAAMPHVEHEELDNGAHLYGIDVENYAHRFTYPAPGKTTGELHDRKIEETGDPVITVGYGPDFAVLRSDGVRLDIPNMVSELEAEIPGGGVSGGGHLVVGSIKFVKGKREEVVDALIEKMAEADIDEALSSAALIDD; this comes from the coding sequence ATGACTGCTGAGCCCGCCGGCGACGCCGGCGACGGCGACGGGGATTCCGTCGTCTACGATCTCGACTCCGACTGTACCGCAGACGATCTCGAACGAAACCAATCCTATCTCGCTGAAATTAACGGTATCGTCGACTACGGTGTCTTCGTCGATCTCTCGGACTCGGTCTCCGGTCTCGTCCACGAGTCCGTCCTCGAGGGGACCTACGCCGTCGGCGACGAGCTCGTCGTCGAGCTCGAGACCGTTCGCGAGAACGGCGATATGGCGTTCGAGCCCGTCGATATCGACGACTACGTCCTCGAGTCGGTCTCACGGGACTACTCGCTGACCGGCACCGACCGCCTCGAGGCCAACGTCGGCGACCAGATTCACGTCGAGGGCGAGGTCGTCCAGGTCAAACAGACCGCCGGGCCGACGATTTTCCACGTCGCCGACGAGCAGGGGATCGTCCCCTGTGCGGCTTTCGAGGAGGCAGGGGTCCGGGCGTATCCGTCGACCGAGGTCGGCGACATCGTCCGGGTCACCGGGATGCCCGAACACCGCGACGGCGACGTCCAGATCGAGGTCGACGGCCTCTCGAAGCTCGAGGGAGAGGACGCCGACGAGGCCCGCCAGCGTCTCGAGGCCGCCCTCGAATCCCGGGCCGAACCCCGCGACGTCGAGCCGCTGATCGACTGGCCGGCCTTCGAGAAGCTCCGACCGAACCTGAAGGAGGTCGCGCGACTGCTCCGGCGAACGGTACTGGAGGGACGTCCCATCCGGGTGCGCCACCACGCCGACGGCGACGGGATGTGTGCCGCCGTTCCCGTCCAGATCGCCCTCGAGCGGTTCATCGCCGAGGTTCACGAGGACGAGGACGCACCCCGCCACCTCATCAAGCGACTGCCCGCGAAGGCGCCGTTCTACGAGATGGAAGACGCCACGCGGGACCTGAACTTCGCCTTGGAGGACCGCGATCGCCACGGTCAGCAGCTCCCGCTGCTGCTGATGCTCGATAACGGCTCGACGGCCGAAGACGTCCCGGCCTACGAGACGCTGGCTCACTACGACATCCCGATCGTCGCGCTGGACCACCACCACCCCGACCCCGACGCGGTCGGCGAGCTGCTCGACGCCCACGTCAACCCCTACCTCCACGACGAGGATTACCGGATCACGACGGGGATGCTCTGTGTCGAGCTCGCGCGGATGATCTACCCCGGGATGACCGAGGAGCTGCGCCACGTCCCCGCCGTCGCCGGTCTCGCGGACCGCTCGAAGGCCGACGCGATGGACGACTACCTCGAGCTCGCCGCCGAGGAGGGGTACGACGAACAGCGGCTCAAGGACGTCAGCGAGGCGCTGGACTACGCGGCCTTCTGGCTGCGGTACAACTCCGGCGACCAGCTGATCCAGGACCTGCTCCAGATCGACACCAACGACGAGGGGCGCCACCGCGAGCTGGTTTCGTTCTTCGCCGACCGGGCCCGCGAGGAGGTCGACGAGCAGCTCGAGGCCGCCATGCCCCACGTCGAACACGAGGAGCTCGACAACGGCGCCCACCTCTACGGAATCGACGTCGAGAACTACGCCCACCGCTTTACCTACCCCGCACCGGGGAAGACGACGGGCGAGCTCCACGACCGCAAGATCGAGGAGACCGGCGACCCCGTCATCACGGTCGGCTACGGTCCCGACTTCGCCGTCCTGCGTTCGGACGGCGTTCGGCTCGACATCCCGAACATGGTCTCGGAGCTGGAAGCGGAGATCCCCGGCGGCGGCGTCTCCGGCGGCGGCCACCTCGTCGTCGGCTCGATCAAGTTCGTGAAGGGCAAACGCGAGGAAGTCGTCGACGCCCTGATCGAGAAGATGGCCGAGGCCGACATCGACGAGGCGCTCTCGAGTGCGGCGCTGATCGACGACTGA
- a CDS encoding PAS domain S-box protein: MSSSRDDAAFADRSSPQAIVAELSELALRIDDPEELLDAVVDAATGALEADACLVFERLPRGDRAVCRRSTGASDGATSATVAIDPEDSPVGRTIARGEPVAVDELRTGHEPEWPDRLFERDVRSGLWAPVGTDDPWGVLEVHAAVPDAFDADDAATLRTIANVLAGALESASSDADDEPSGEWTRKGEFLERSPVGITVVDADGTLQFANERAEEILGRCRTEIADVAHDDPRWGLVDANGEPVSTDDLPFDRVLETGEPVTDVELGATRPDGTRVWLSVDAAPLRTDDTDRPGAVFALTDVTDRKRIETEFEEILDRVTDAFYALDAEWRFTHVNERAAELIDVTGRGLVGERVWDVFEWAADSKLRTEYERAMERQEASSFELYYPDPLDTWFEIHVYPSETGLSVYFRDISEQKERERRLREERDLTDRIIETNPTGIVTLGPDGSFERMNRRAEEITGYAADELEDLAGGTAGLDPVKPDGEPFSPDEIPTRRVFSDGETIHDLEIGLERADGRRIWLSVSGTPLCEDGEISGAVFSFVDITERKRIETDLRESEAKFRQVTENVSEVVWLSSPEKDEMFYVNPAYEDVWGRSRDSLYEDPSSFVDAIHPEDRDRVREALPEQREGTYDEEYRVVQPDGGVRWVRDRAVPIRDDDGDVYRIVGIASDVTEQRTVERELRERERELSRLMSNVPGMVYRCRNERGWPMEFVSEGCEELTGYSSDVLERGDVQWGADVVSSADRTELWERIQTNVSDRKPFSTTYRIETATGAKRWVKETGRAVVEDGTIEWLEGVVIDVTERKRYQQRLEETNAQLERANERLERTNARLEKSNERLEQFAYAASHDLQEPLRMVSSYLRLLEDRYGDELDEDGEEFLGYAVDGADRMREMIDGLLAYSRVENQGQPLEPVDLADVLGDVRDDLQLRLEESDAVLSVDSMPCVEGDASQLRQLFQNLLENAIKYSGETPPRIEISAERSGEMWIVSVSDDGIGIPEGETDLVFEVFERLHPVDDHTGPGIGLALCQRIVERHGGEIRVDSEPGEGSTFSVTLPAPQN; this comes from the coding sequence ATGAGTTCGTCCCGAGACGACGCAGCGTTCGCCGACCGTTCGAGCCCGCAGGCGATCGTCGCGGAGCTGTCCGAGCTGGCGCTCCGGATCGACGACCCCGAGGAGCTGCTGGACGCGGTCGTCGATGCCGCCACGGGAGCCCTCGAGGCCGATGCCTGTCTGGTCTTCGAGCGACTCCCCCGTGGCGACCGTGCGGTATGTCGCCGGAGTACGGGAGCGAGCGACGGCGCCACGTCGGCGACGGTCGCGATCGATCCCGAGGACTCGCCCGTCGGACGGACGATCGCTCGCGGCGAGCCCGTCGCGGTCGACGAGCTGCGAACGGGTCACGAACCCGAGTGGCCGGATCGGCTGTTCGAACGCGACGTCCGAAGCGGGCTCTGGGCGCCCGTCGGCACCGACGATCCCTGGGGCGTTCTCGAGGTTCACGCCGCGGTGCCCGACGCCTTCGACGCGGACGACGCCGCGACCCTGCGCACGATCGCCAACGTCCTCGCTGGCGCGCTCGAGTCCGCGTCGTCGGACGCGGACGACGAGCCCAGCGGGGAGTGGACCCGCAAGGGGGAGTTTCTGGAACGGAGCCCCGTCGGGATCACGGTCGTTGACGCCGACGGAACGCTGCAGTTCGCGAACGAGCGAGCGGAGGAGATTCTCGGACGGTGTCGCACGGAGATCGCCGACGTCGCCCACGACGACCCGCGCTGGGGGCTCGTCGACGCGAACGGGGAGCCGGTCTCGACCGACGACCTCCCGTTCGACCGGGTTCTCGAGACCGGCGAACCGGTCACCGACGTGGAGCTCGGCGCGACCCGCCCGGACGGAACGCGAGTCTGGCTTTCGGTCGACGCCGCGCCGTTGCGAACGGACGACACGGACCGTCCCGGCGCGGTCTTTGCGCTGACCGACGTCACCGACCGGAAACGAATCGAGACCGAGTTCGAGGAGATACTGGACCGGGTGACCGACGCCTTCTACGCGCTCGACGCCGAGTGGCGGTTCACGCACGTCAACGAGCGTGCGGCGGAGCTGATCGACGTCACGGGTCGAGGACTGGTCGGCGAGCGCGTCTGGGACGTCTTCGAGTGGGCCGCCGACTCGAAGCTCCGCACGGAGTACGAACGCGCCATGGAGCGCCAGGAGGCGTCCTCGTTCGAACTCTACTACCCCGACCCGCTCGACACCTGGTTCGAGATCCATGTCTACCCCTCGGAGACGGGACTCTCCGTGTACTTCCGGGATATCTCGGAACAGAAAGAGCGGGAACGGCGCCTGCGCGAGGAGCGTGATCTCACTGACCGAATCATCGAGACGAATCCGACCGGAATCGTCACGCTCGGCCCCGACGGTTCGTTCGAACGGATGAACCGACGAGCCGAGGAGATCACGGGGTACGCGGCCGACGAGCTCGAGGACCTCGCAGGCGGCACGGCCGGCCTCGATCCCGTGAAACCAGACGGAGAGCCGTTTTCACCCGACGAGATTCCGACCCGACGGGTCTTTTCCGACGGCGAGACGATCCACGACCTCGAAATCGGGCTCGAGCGTGCCGACGGACGACGGATCTGGCTCTCGGTGAGCGGGACACCGCTGTGTGAGGACGGCGAGATCTCGGGGGCAGTGTTTTCGTTCGTCGACATCACCGAGCGAAAGCGGATCGAAACCGACCTCCGGGAGAGCGAGGCGAAGTTCCGCCAGGTCACGGAGAACGTTTCGGAGGTGGTCTGGCTGAGCAGCCCGGAGAAAGACGAGATGTTCTACGTGAACCCGGCCTACGAGGACGTCTGGGGCCGGAGTCGTGACTCGCTGTACGAGGACCCGTCGTCGTTCGTCGACGCGATCCACCCCGAGGACAGGGACCGCGTCCGCGAGGCGCTGCCCGAGCAACGCGAGGGAACGTACGACGAGGAGTACCGCGTCGTCCAGCCGGACGGCGGGGTTCGCTGGGTGCGCGATCGCGCCGTTCCGATCCGCGACGACGACGGCGACGTCTACCGGATCGTCGGGATCGCGAGTGACGTAACCGAACAGCGAACCGTCGAACGGGAACTGCGCGAGCGCGAACGAGAGCTCTCCCGACTGATGAGCAACGTCCCGGGGATGGTCTACCGCTGTCGGAACGAGCGCGGCTGGCCCATGGAGTTCGTCAGCGAGGGCTGCGAGGAGCTGACCGGCTACAGTTCGGACGTCCTCGAGCGAGGGGACGTACAGTGGGGGGCCGACGTCGTCAGCTCGGCTGACCGCACGGAGCTCTGGGAGCGGATTCAGACGAACGTCTCCGACCGCAAGCCGTTCTCGACGACCTACCGGATCGAAACCGCGACCGGAGCGAAGCGGTGGGTCAAAGAAACCGGTCGGGCGGTCGTCGAAGACGGTACCATCGAGTGGCTCGAGGGCGTTGTCATCGACGTCACTGAGCGCAAGCGCTACCAGCAGCGCCTCGAGGAGACGAACGCGCAACTCGAGCGGGCGAACGAACGCCTCGAGCGCACCAACGCCCGCCTCGAGAAGTCGAACGAACGGTTAGAGCAGTTCGCCTACGCCGCCAGTCACGACCTCCAGGAGCCGTTGCGGATGGTCTCGAGCTACCTCCGGCTGCTCGAGGACCGCTACGGCGACGAACTCGACGAGGACGGCGAGGAGTTTCTCGGATACGCCGTCGACGGCGCCGACCGGATGCGCGAGATGATCGACGGGCTGCTGGCGTACTCCCGGGTCGAGAACCAGGGCCAGCCCCTCGAGCCCGTCGACCTCGCGGACGTCCTCGGGGACGTACGCGACGACCTCCAGCTCCGGCTCGAGGAAAGCGACGCGGTGCTTTCGGTCGACTCCATGCCCTGCGTTGAGGGTGACGCCAGCCAGCTCCGACAGCTGTTCCAGAACCTGCTCGAGAACGCGATCAAGTACAGCGGCGAGACACCCCCGAGAATCGAGATCTCGGCCGAACGATCCGGCGAGATGTGGATCGTCTCGGTCAGCGACGATGGGATCGGCATTCCGGAAGGAGAGACCGACCTCGTCTTTGAGGTGTTCGAACGGCTCCACCCCGTTGATGACCACACCGGACCCGGGATCGGGCTCGCGCTCTGTCAACGGATCGTCGAGCGCCACGGCGGCGAGATCCGTGTCGACTCCGAGCCCGGCGAGGGATCGACGTTCTCCGTCACGCTTCCGGCTCCGCAGAACTGA
- a CDS encoding HhH-GPD family protein codes for MSEADADVDADDPSVPDDLEDVRESLIAWYEDDHRSFPWRRTDDPYEILVSEVMSQQTQLDRVVDAWENFLERWPTTAALAAADRADVVGFWTDHSLGYNNRAKYLHEAAGQVEEEYEGEFPETPDELQELMGVGPYTANAVASFAFNNGNAVVDTNVKRVLYRAFDVPDEDAAFEEAANELMPADRSRVWNNAIMELGGVACRQTPRCDEVGCPWREWCSAYETGDFTAPDVPTQPSFEGSRRQFRGRVIGTLREYDELELDALGPRIRVDYAPEGEYGRAWLEGLLSDLADDGLVEVENRDGETVARLER; via the coding sequence ATGAGTGAGGCCGACGCAGACGTCGACGCCGACGACCCGTCGGTGCCCGACGATCTCGAGGACGTCCGCGAGTCGCTGATCGCGTGGTACGAGGACGACCATCGCTCGTTTCCGTGGCGCCGGACCGATGACCCCTACGAGATCCTGGTCAGCGAGGTGATGAGCCAGCAGACCCAGCTCGACCGGGTCGTCGACGCCTGGGAGAACTTCCTCGAGCGGTGGCCGACGACCGCCGCACTGGCGGCCGCGGATCGGGCCGACGTCGTCGGCTTCTGGACGGATCACAGCCTCGGTTACAACAACCGCGCGAAGTATCTCCACGAGGCCGCCGGACAGGTCGAGGAGGAGTACGAGGGCGAGTTCCCGGAGACGCCCGACGAGCTCCAGGAGCTGATGGGAGTCGGTCCCTACACCGCGAACGCGGTCGCGAGCTTCGCGTTCAACAACGGGAACGCGGTCGTCGACACCAACGTCAAACGCGTTCTGTATCGCGCCTTCGACGTGCCCGACGAGGACGCGGCCTTCGAGGAAGCGGCGAACGAGCTCATGCCCGCCGACCGATCGCGGGTCTGGAACAACGCCATCATGGAGCTGGGCGGGGTCGCCTGCCGACAGACGCCCCGCTGCGACGAGGTCGGCTGTCCCTGGCGGGAGTGGTGTTCGGCCTACGAGACGGGCGATTTCACCGCGCCGGACGTGCCGACCCAGCCCAGCTTCGAGGGGAGCCGTCGACAGTTCCGCGGTCGCGTGATCGGAACGCTGCGGGAGTACGACGAGCTCGAGCTCGACGCGCTGGGACCGCGGATCCGGGTCGACTACGCGCCCGAGGGCGAGTACGGTCGGGCGTGGCTCGAGGGGCTCCTGTCGGATCTCGCGGACGACGGGTTAGTCGAGGTCGAAAATCGGGACGGGGAAACGGTCGCGCGTCTGGAGCGCTAG
- the trpD gene encoding anthranilate phosphoribosyltransferase: MQDFIERVTIGEDLTQDDARAASRAVFEDATDAQIGALLTALRAKGETEAEIAGFAQGMREAARTIDPDRAPLVDTCGTGGDDYDTINVSTTSAIVAAGAGVPVAKHGNYSVSSSSGSADVLEEVGVEVEAEPPAVEDAIERDGIGFMLAPVFHPAMKAVIGPRKELGMRTLFNVLGPLTNPAGADAQVVGVYDPELVPVLADALARMDVERALVAHGAGTDEIAIHGETRVAEVEGTDVEEYVLEPTDLGLPDHEIGDIAGGSPTENARDMRGIVEGDVTGAKRDVILANAGAAVYVAGEADTLAAGADAALEAIESGDAAAKLEELCAQNRAAPPEQEAR, translated from the coding sequence ATGCAGGACTTCATCGAACGGGTCACGATCGGGGAGGATCTCACGCAGGACGACGCTCGCGCGGCTTCGCGGGCCGTCTTCGAGGACGCGACCGACGCCCAGATCGGCGCCCTGCTGACCGCGCTGCGGGCGAAAGGCGAGACCGAGGCCGAGATCGCCGGCTTCGCCCAGGGGATGCGCGAGGCTGCCCGGACGATCGACCCCGACCGAGCGCCGCTGGTCGACACCTGCGGAACGGGCGGGGACGATTACGACACGATCAACGTCTCGACGACCAGCGCGATCGTCGCCGCCGGCGCGGGCGTCCCGGTCGCCAAACACGGCAACTACTCCGTCTCGTCGTCGTCGGGCAGCGCGGACGTCCTCGAGGAGGTCGGCGTCGAGGTCGAGGCCGAACCCCCCGCTGTCGAGGACGCCATCGAGCGCGACGGGATCGGCTTCATGCTCGCGCCCGTCTTCCACCCGGCGATGAAGGCCGTCATCGGCCCGCGCAAGGAGCTCGGAATGCGGACGCTGTTTAACGTCCTCGGGCCGCTGACCAACCCCGCGGGCGCCGACGCCCAGGTCGTCGGCGTCTACGACCCCGAGCTGGTGCCCGTCCTCGCGGACGCGCTCGCACGGATGGACGTCGAGCGCGCGCTGGTCGCCCACGGCGCGGGCACCGACGAGATCGCGATCCACGGCGAGACGCGGGTCGCGGAGGTCGAGGGAACCGACGTCGAGGAGTACGTCCTCGAGCCGACCGACCTCGGGCTCCCCGACCACGAGATCGGCGACATCGCGGGCGGTTCACCGACCGAGAACGCACGCGACATGCGCGGCATCGTCGAGGGCGACGTCACCGGCGCCAAGCGGGACGTGATCCTCGCGAACGCCGGCGCGGCGGTGTACGTCGCCGGCGAGGCCGACACGCTCGCTGCCGGGGCCGACGCCGCCCTCGAGGCGATCGAGTCGGGCGACGCCGCGGCGAAACTCGAGGAACTGTGCGCCCAGAACCGCGCCGCGCCCCCGGAACAGGAGGCCCGATGA
- a CDS encoding phosphoribosylanthranilate isomerase produces the protein MTRVKLCGTTDEDDLEAAVAAGADAVGLISAVPVDTHRELAPARAAELAAAAPPFVTTVLVTMPETPAAAIELVETVGPDAVQLHGTLEPDAVATVREDVDATVVVALEAGETDATTAGRYGDVADGLLVDTPADGGGGGTGETHDWELTRELTAALDSPIVLAGGLAPENVADAVRTVEPFAVDVASGIEDADGATDADAARTFVERARNALAPIPGS, from the coding sequence ATGACGCGGGTGAAACTCTGCGGGACGACCGACGAGGACGACCTCGAAGCGGCCGTCGCCGCGGGCGCCGACGCGGTCGGGCTCATCTCCGCGGTTCCCGTCGACACCCACCGCGAGCTCGCGCCCGCTCGCGCGGCCGAGCTTGCCGCAGCCGCGCCGCCGTTCGTGACGACCGTCCTCGTGACGATGCCAGAGACGCCGGCGGCGGCGATCGAGCTGGTCGAGACGGTCGGTCCCGACGCCGTCCAGCTCCACGGCACGCTCGAGCCCGACGCCGTCGCGACCGTCCGCGAGGACGTCGACGCGACGGTGGTTGTCGCCCTCGAGGCCGGCGAGACCGACGCTACGACCGCCGGGCGGTACGGCGACGTCGCGGACGGGCTGCTCGTCGACACCCCCGCGGACGGGGGCGGCGGTGGCACCGGCGAGACCCACGACTGGGAGCTGACCCGCGAGCTGACGGCCGCGCTCGACTCGCCGATCGTCCTCGCGGGCGGGCTGGCGCCGGAAAACGTCGCCGACGCGGTGCGGACGGTCGAACCGTTCGCCGTCGACGTCGCCAGCGGCATCGAGGACGCCGACGGCGCGACCGACGCCGACGCGGCCCGGACGTTCGTCGAGCGAGCGAGAAACGCACTCGCCCCGATCCCCGGATCATGA
- the trpG gene encoding anthranilate synthase component II: MSATGAESEDADEAEGEPVRVLVIDNYDSFTYNLVEYVSQQPGTETEVLKNTASLEDVRAVDPDGIIVSPGPGHPKNDRDVGVSTAVLRELGPDVPTLGVCLGLEAAVYAYGGSVGRAPDPVHGKAWAVDHDGEGVYAGLEQGFRAGRYHSLVATEVPDCFAVTATADHDGTELVMGVRHREHPIECVQFHPESVLTAVGHDVIENFLEGL; encoded by the coding sequence ATGAGCGCAACAGGAGCCGAATCCGAGGACGCAGACGAAGCCGAGGGAGAGCCCGTCCGGGTCCTCGTGATCGACAACTACGACTCCTTTACTTACAACCTCGTCGAGTACGTCAGCCAGCAGCCCGGGACCGAGACCGAGGTGCTGAAAAACACGGCCTCGCTCGAGGACGTCCGCGCCGTCGACCCCGACGGGATCATCGTCAGCCCCGGTCCGGGCCACCCAAAGAACGACCGCGACGTCGGCGTCTCGACGGCCGTCCTCCGGGAGCTCGGCCCCGACGTGCCGACCCTTGGGGTGTGTCTCGGCCTCGAGGCGGCCGTCTACGCCTACGGGGGCTCGGTCGGTCGCGCGCCCGACCCGGTCCACGGGAAGGCGTGGGCGGTCGACCACGACGGCGAGGGCGTCTACGCCGGTCTCGAGCAGGGGTTTCGGGCCGGCCGCTACCACTCGCTGGTCGCGACCGAGGTGCCCGACTGCTTCGCGGTGACGGCGACGGCCGACCACGATGGGACCGAGTTGGTCATGGGCGTGCGCCACCGCGAGCACCCGATCGAGTGCGTGCAGTTTCACCCCGAAAGCGTCCTCACGGCGGTCGGCCACGACGTGATCGAGAACTTCCTCGAGGGGCTGTAA